Sequence from the Salvelinus alpinus chromosome 27, SLU_Salpinus.1, whole genome shotgun sequence genome:
TTGTAGTTTGTGAGTCAAATTTCAAGCTTGATACATAAACACaatcatgttttgtttttttcagcAGCAGTTTTCACAAAGTGCTAAATAGATACccatcctaaaaccccaaagagcaagcaaggCAGATTTTTATGCAATTAAGGTTTTCTTGCTTTTCTACCATGCCTGGGGATGTTTATTATAAATCGTTTTTTATTTTCCTAACCTGAATTTGTCTTGTACATTGAAGTTACATTTGTTATTTTATCCTTCCAGTTCTGGCCAGTGTGGGTGGTTTGTACACATCAGTGGTGGTGAAGTACACAGACAATATCATGAAAGGCTTCTCTGCTGCAGCCGCCATCGTTCTCTCTACTGTGGCATCTGTCGCTCTGTTTGGGCTACAGATAAGTGAGTTGATCAATCAGATCTCTGTGGGCAGGGACTATCATGAGTTACTGTTCAGACACTGGGCTTTGACACTCAAGTGTTAATATATCGTATAAAAATAGAATCTGACCAACATATTTTGGCTGTGAGTGAATTTATAGTCCATTGCAGGTTTTCAGTAACCATCTTTTCTTTCAGCTGTTAACTTTGCCAGTGGAGCAATGCTGGTGTGCATCTCCATATACCTGTATGGACTCCCAAAACAAGACACCACCAAGCTTCCAAGAGCAGACAAGGATACCAAGCAGAAACTGATCACTGTTTGAGGCCTGGAAGAACTTAAAGGTTTATGGCCTTGCCTGACCACTGAGCTGGACCTGCCCGAGGCAAGGAACTTTAATAATTTATCACTAATGCTGGAGCATAAGGGAAGGGATTTAAAAATACACTTATACTTCAATATTTTGTGGAGCTGAGGCATAGAAAATAAATACCTGTTTTTGTTGACTGTTACTGCTGTTAGTCATGGACAATAGTTATGAATCTTTGTCAGTCATTCCACTTGTCACAGTACTAAATGTATATAGACAGCTGACAATCTCATGTTATTTGAAAGTCATTGTTGTAACTCATTATCTATAATGAACATTCAAAATACATTTGTTGACCCTCAATGTTAATGGCAATGTTACTGAACTATTATGCATTGCCAGATGTCAACTACATTTTTTCTTATAAAAAATACCACAATGTCAAACCAGAACACCCTTTAATGTATAGCTTTTATTATTTTGCTTTTCCCAACCCAAGTCCATTAATCTACATTGCGAATTAAAAGATAAGTAAATGGAACAAAAGTCAAACAAAACTACATAATGTACATAGGTCATTTACCAGTACAATCTAACCACAACTGATAAAAGGCCAGGATGTCCTCTTCTGGAGTCTAGGCCAGAAGCTTCCTTAGTTTATCCACTATTTTGTAGTGACCACCACCCCCTGCAAAGATGCATGTTGATTTGCTAAAAAATGTGGCATCTTTGCAACAAACATATTTATGGAACAAAAACTGTGGCAGAAGAGTCATAGCCTGTGCCAGTCTGTTTGGGCTATAATGCCAACTTGTTATTCATTGTCTGTGCTTGACAAGGCTAGCAGAGCTGGGAATGGCAGGTCACTAACAAAGGCATCAGAAAAAACCCTGAATAAATATCAATACAGCACTGAAAACAACAGAGGCCACTAGTAGAGTAATAGGTAGCAGAGGTCCATATATGCGTTGCCAGGAGCAGGCCAAGGCTTCATccaaaattgcaccctattccctctatagtgcactaattttgacgagagccatatgggcactaatcaaaagtagtgcactatacaggaaatagggtgccatctgggacacaTCCCAAATTCCAGACGAAGAGAATGTAGTTGCCACTGACAGAAGTTTGAGGCAGCCTGTGGCCACAGGGGAGATATGGCACTGCTACAAGTTCAACTAGACCCACTGAGTCTCTTGAGAATACAGTTGGCAGAGAATCAGCTGGGGAGTTTTCAGCAATAATAAAATGGGGAAACTGGTATTCCATCAAACATGGGGTTTCACTCAGGAAAcatctggagagggagagagagcagctaTAAATACAGATTAATGGAAACAAAGGTCAACATTCAGCATGATACAGAATTGACAGGGGTGTTTATCAAGGGGGAGGCATGTCGCTGATAAAATACGTTTGTTACTCACAGCTAGCAGGTTGCTCTCCAAATCGCCGCATTAGCTGATCGTGAGTGAACTTAACGAAAGCATCATATTGCTCTGCAAAAAGAGCAAAAGGTCAGACAAATGGATTGTGCAATACATTCTTCTGCAGAAAACAAGTCACAGAAACAGTTTCTCTGACATACCTGCTAGTTTTGTTGTCAATATCTCATCATAATCTTCCCTTATCTTCTCCTCTCGTTCTTTAAGCAGTCGTTCACAGATCATCCCAACCTGTCTCAAGGTAAACAGAGGCTGCTCTTTTCTAGGTGGGGAGACAGCACCAGAGGACGTACCTGTATGGAGAATGAGAGTATATTATCAGGGAGCGTTCTCAAAACCACTTACCCTAAAATAATTCTGACATTAAATGAAGCCAAGAGGCATACAACTGCAAGCTAACAAAAGGGATAGAAATTGTTGTGGGACAACCAATGGTATCCAGTTGATGAAGACCCTAAGACATGTCTTCATtcttactgatgtccttcctgaGTAAAAGCAGCCTGGACATACCTGGCAGACTGGATCCACTAAGGATGGAGCTATGCGGTTGTGACTCCAGGGGACAACAGACCTCTGTCTGCTGAATGCTGTTCTCCAGGTGCCTTCGCTTCTGCATCCGTTTGTACTCTTGTTTGATATTGTGCAGGATTTGCTCTGGATTGGAGAACAAGGGCAAGATTTGGTTAGGGCAAGTTAAACAATTATTCCAAATATAATTTGCACAACATACTCTAGTAATATACATTGTTAGTGTAGTTATACTTCAAGTAACTAACCACAATATGACCTTAATTTGAGAAGAGAAGCAATAAAACTTGTTAGCCACTTCCCTAGCAAATGAGAACCCCATCCCAAGCCCTCCCGAGGCAGTTCCTGTGCACAGCCATTTGAAACAAGGGGTGTGCCAATCCTAGCCATGTTAAAGTATTATAATGACAAAATATGGTAACATGGCATCATCCTATGTTGCTGGTAAAGTGTTTCAGCTAAATGTAAAATGATGCTCATTTAAAATATCTAActaggctaacgttagctacagtagttaactTAGTTTGTTGGTTGAAGATTTATGACCGACCTAGCTGCCATGCTAggtggctagctagcaaacaacAGTTATGGACAGTTAGTATGTCTGTCGCTACCacaagctagccaacaacacataCGAAGTGTTTACAAGCTTATCAGTAGGTAAGTTACTAGTTGTAACGTTAAGCCAATTGAGTTTTCCAAGCCAGCTAACGATTTGTCAGTTAACTTCACACGAAGGTACCCTAACACATTTCATTAATAAATTCCCATGTATGCCTCAAATCTAGTAGCTATGAAATGTTGCTAACCGGTTGTGAGTCTGGACGACACTTCTCCAAATGGCGAGGGCTCCATACGCAGATATTTCTGGGGTGATGAGGTGTAAGCGGCTGGAGACATTGGGGCGCATCTCCTCCTTTTGGGGGACGCCTGGTTAATCAATGGATCGAAATCCATAGTCCTTTTCAAAGTAGCCCCACAAGCCATTCCGTCTACAATATCTTCT
This genomic interval carries:
- the LOC139556180 gene encoding akirin-2-like, producing the protein MACGATLKRTMDFDPLINQASPKRRRCAPMSPAAYTSSPQKYLRMEPSPFGEVSSRLTTEQILHNIKQEYKRMQKRRHLENSIQQTEVCCPLESQPHSSILSGSSLPGTSSGAVSPPRKEQPLFTLRQVGMICERLLKEREEKIREDYDEILTTKLAEQYDAFVKFTHDQLMRRFGEQPASYVS